Proteins encoded by one window of Lathyrus oleraceus cultivar Zhongwan6 chromosome 1, CAAS_Psat_ZW6_1.0, whole genome shotgun sequence:
- the LOC127123250 gene encoding cytokinin hydroxylase codes for MMILATLLVILVTLIIKVFYDTISCYWLNPIRIKKIMEKQRVFCPKPRFLSGNLKEISSFVSTATSQDMKSINHDIVGRLLPHFVAWSKQYGKRFFYWNGIEPRLCLTDSELIKEFLSKYSTVSGKSWQQQQGSKNFIGKGLLMANGDDWYHQRHLVSPAFMGEKLKSYAVHMMECTKEMLESLQNVTLECDKKEVEIGEYFTKLTADIISRTEFGTNYEMGKQIFHLLTQLQALCAQATKNLWFPGSRFFPSTYNREIKSLKMEVERLLMEIIQSRKDCVKMGRSTSYGNDLLGMLLDEFQKSGNLNLQLVMDECKTFFFAGHETTALLLTWTTMLLASNPTWQEKVRSEVKEIFNQGMPSIDQLSKLNVMHMVINESMRLYPPATLLPRMAFQDIVLGDLYIPKGLSVWIPVLAIHHSEELWGKDANEFNPQRFASKSFMPGRFLPFASGPRNCVGQSFAMMEAKLILAMLVSRFSFTISENYNHAPITVLTIKPKYGVQICLKPLT; via the exons ATGATGATTCTCGCAACCCTTTTGGTTATTCTTGTGACACTAATTATTAAAGTTTTCTATGACACAATTTCATGTTATTGGCTTAATCCAATAAGAATCAAGAAGATTATGGAGAAGCAACGTGTGTTTTGTCCTAAGCCTAGGTTTCTATCAGGCAACCTTAAAGAGATATCATCTTTTGTTTCCACAGCAACTTCTCAAGACATGAAATCAATCAACCATGATATCGTTGGTCGTCTTTTGCCTCATTTTGTTGCTTGGTCCAAGCAATATG GAAAAAGATTTTTCTATTGGAATGGAATAGAGCCAAGATTGTGTTTAACAGACTCTGAATTGATCAAGGAATTTCTTTCGAAATATAGTACAGTATCTGGGAAATCATGGCAGCAACAACAAGGATCTAAGAATTTTATAGGAAAAGGTTTGTTGATGGCAAATGGTGATGATTGGTATCACCAACGTCACTTAGTTTCACCAGCATTCATGGGAGAAAAACTTAAG AGTTATGCTGTACACATGATGGAATGCACTAAAGAGATGCTTGAATCACTTCAGAATGTAACATTGGAGTGTGACAAAAAAGAGGTTGAAATTGGAGAATATTTCACAAAACTCACTGCAGATATTATTTCAAGAACTGAGTTTGGTACAAATTATGAAATGGGAAAACAAATATTTCACCTTCTAACACAATTACAAGCTCTTTGTGCTCAAGCAACTAAAAATCTTTGGTTTCCTGGAAGCAG GTTTTTTCCTAGTACTTATAACAGAGAGATCAAGTCATTGAAGATGGAAGTGGAGAGACTCTTGATGGAGATAATACAAAGTAGAAAAGATTGTGTGAAAATGGGAAGAAGCACTTCTTATGGGAATGACTTATTGGGAATGCTTTTAGATGAATTTCAAAAGAGTGGTAACCTAAACCTACAATTGGTAATGGATGAGTGCAAAACATTCTTCTTTGCTGGACATGAAACAACTGCACTCTTACTCACATGGACTACTATGCTGTTAGCTAGCAATCCAACTTGGCAAGAAAAAGTTAGAAGTGAAGTTAAAGAGATTTTCAATCAAGGAATGCCTTCTATTGATCAACTCTCTAAGCTCAATGTG ATGCACATGGTaatcaatgaatcaatgagacTCTATCCTCCAGCAACCCTACTTCCTAGAATGGCTTTTCAAGACATTGTTTTAGGTGATCTTTATATTCCTAAAGGCTTATCAGTTTGGATTCCAGTTTTGGCTATTCATCATAGTGAAGAATTATGGGGAAAAGATGCAAATGAATTCAATCCACAAAGATTTGCTTCAAAATCATTCATGCCTGGTCGTTTCTTACCTTTTGCTTCTGGCCCAAGAAACTGTGTTGGACAGTCATTTGCTATGATGGAAGCTAAGCTTATATTGGCAATGTTGGTCTCTAGGTTTAGCTTCACCATTTCAGAGAATTATAATCATGCACCAATCACTGTCCTTACTATTAAGCCTAAATATGGTGTGCAAATTTGTCTGAAGCCTTTAACTTGA